A stretch of the Bos indicus isolate NIAB-ARS_2022 breed Sahiwal x Tharparkar chromosome 13, NIAB-ARS_B.indTharparkar_mat_pri_1.0, whole genome shotgun sequence genome encodes the following:
- the LOC109567612 gene encoding putative ankyrin repeat domain-containing protein 20A5, protein MLGLGDCVELRGGEVCLELVRSGMKNFGFRSKKGILPFGSSINQVRDSSYRINFQPGYGIQDKDLGEIHKAASAGNVVKVQQVLLLGKNGLNDREKMNRAAFHLACANGHSVVVTLLLERKCLLNLCDNEKRTALMKAVECQEEECATLLLEHGADPNVMDVSGNIALHYAVFCQNLSLTAKLLSYDANIEARNKVSVN, encoded by the exons ATGTTGGGTTTAGGAGACTGTGTAGAGTTGAGGGGAGGTGAGGTGTGTTTGGAGCTTGTACGCTCTGGGATGAAGAATTTTGGCTTCAGGAGTAAGAAGGGCATCTTGCCCTTTGGCTCCTCCATCAACCAGGTGAGAGACAGCAGTTATAGAATCAACTTCCAGCCCGGGTACGGCATCCAAGACAAGGACCTCGGAGAGATCCACAAAGCTGCCAGTGCAGGCAACGTAGTCAAAGTGCAGCAGGTTCTGTTGCTCGGGAAGAATGGCCTGAATGACAGGGAGAAGATGAACAG GGCTGCCTTCCACTTGGCCTGTGCCAATGGCCATTCAGTGGTGGTAACTCTGCTCCTGGAGAGAAAATGCCTGCTTAACCTCTGTGACAATGAAAAGAGGACAGCGCTGATGAAG GCTGTAGAATGCCAAGAGGAGGAGTGTGCGACTCTTCTGCTGGAGCATGGTGCAGACCCAAATGTCATGGATGTCAGTGGCAACATCGCTCTCCACTATGCTGTCTTTTGCCAGAATTTATCACTCACAGCAAAGCTCCTTTCCTATGATGCTAATATAGAAGCCAGGAACAAGGTATCAGTCAactaa